TTAGTGGAATAAAAACACTATGAGTTAGGAGTTATATTAGAAGTAGGAGtcaattaatataaagttaaaaagtatGCTCTCTATTTTCTCCTGTATTTTTCAGTTATTATTTTTGGTATTCAAGAAGAGCTTTTGACTGCTTgtttttctttccttctttcctgTTCCTGCACCTTCCTTTTGTTATATGGTATCAAGATCCAGGTTGAAGGAGGAACTTTTTTCGTTTCAGTCTTCTTGTCTGTCAGTTTATTCTGTTGGAAAAGTTTGAAATTGTGAAGGGAACACTTTTGTTGTCTGTAGCAATGGAAGCCTTAAACGGAGGAAGTACTCAATATGGAATGGAAAAATTTGTAGGAACTAACTCCAAGTATTGGAGAATGTGTATGGAAGTATACCTTCAAGGTCAGGATCTATGGGATTTGATTGTAGGAACTGATTCAATAATTCAGTTGATACTCCTAAGAATGCCGAATCACGAAGGAAACTGAAGACCAAATGCGGAAAAGCTCTCTTTTCTTTGAGGACCTCTATCAGCAAGGAGTTTATTGATCATGTTCGTGATGTTAACTCTCCAAACGAAGTCTGGGACACACTCGAAAGGCTATTTACCATGAAAAACACCAGTAAGGCTGCAACTTTTGGAGAATGAGTTGGCAATGTTACAACAGGGAGGTATGTCAATCTCAGATTACTTTTTGCGAGTTTTTGTGCTGAAATTTCAGAGATTGATCCTGAAGAGAAGATTAGCGAGTCACGCTTATGACACTATCTTATTCGTGGATTGAAAAAGGAGTACAGTCCTTTTGTCACTTCAGTTCAAGGCTGGCTGCAACAACCATCTGTTGAAGAATTGGAGAACCTGCTTTCTAATCAAGAATCCTTAGCTAAACAAATGGCTAAGAACCTTGAATATGATAATGTTCTGTTTTCAAAAGGTAAGTCAAATAAGAAGAACACATCAACTTGgaacaaaaataaagagaaagaaagcTTGTCTATCTTACTTCAGTTTGTCTTTCATGGTTGCGGAACAAGAGTCTTCCTCGAAAGATTTGGGCTGAAGTTATTCAATGTGGATGCCATGTGATAAATAGGCTTCCTCCTTGGACAGGTACACAAAAAGACCCTTTCAAAATTCTATATAATCAGAAGCCAAATGTGAGCTATTTTCGAGTTTTTGGTCCAAAGACAAATAAGTTTACCATTTCTAGGGGTGTGGTATTTGATGAAGTGTCATCCTTATTTTCTgctcaaaagattttagttcttggagattatcaaaataatttagagCTATTATTTCCAGAAAGTAAATTGGCCAACACCTAGTAATGAGGAGGTAGAAATTGTATCTCCGAGTCAAAACATTTCTAGGGAAGGAGATGGAGAACATCAAGCAATGAGAAGGTCAACAAGGGAGAAAAGGCAACCAGACTACCTCAAAGATTATGAGGTAAAACTTCAAAATATTCTGTGACCTCATGTTTCTTTACAGGAGCATCAACTACAGGAACCACTAAGTTATGAAGAAGCAAATGGTTGTCCAGATTGGGAAAGAGCAATGCAATAGGAGATTGATACTTTAGACAAGAATGAAACCTGGGAATTGGTACCCAAACCAAAAAAATGTGTTCCAGTTACTTGCAAATGGGTATTTCACTTGAAGAAAAAATCAGATGGTACCATTGACAGGTTTAAATCTCGTCTAATTGCTCGTGGGTTCTCTCAAAACTATGAATTAGATTATGAGGAGATGTTTAGTCCGGTGACGAAGATGGTGACAGTAAAGTCACTTATTTCTCTAGTTGCTTTCAAAGGTTGGAATTTGTGGCAACTCGATGTAATGAATGAATTTCTTTATGGAGAGTTGGATCGAGAAGTATTTATGGAGAGACCTCACAGTTTTGTCTCTAAACAATTTACAAGTCATGTTTGTCTTTTAAAGAAAGCTCTATATGGCCTCACGCAAGCACCACGAGCTTGGTATGGTAAAGTTGTGCAATACCTAATCTTTTGTGGTTTTAGAGTTTTTGATTTGGgttctattttatttatgaaattagaaTCAAGTGTGCATCTCCTCAtactattatatatttatgttatgataataacTGGAGATAATGAATCAGAAATTTCTAATTTAAGGACGGACTTGTCTGTTTGTTTTGAGATGAAAAATTTGGGACAGATTGGATGTTTTCTTTGTTTGGAAGTGGAAAAATCAGATCAAGGCTACTTTGTGTCTCAAAAAGGTTATAATGAGAGTATCATAGAGCTTTTTGGCATGGGGAGTCGAAAGAAAAGGCTACTCCAATGGAGCCAAATCTCATGTTGATGAAGGATGAAGGCCAGTCTTTGAAGGATGCTATGATGTTCCGACAACTAGTTGGAAGTTTGATCTATCTGACTATCACAAGGCCAGAAATATATTATTCAGTTGGTGTTGTTTCTTAGTTTATGCATAGTCCAACAACTTTTCATTTAGATGCAGCAAAAAGGATTTTGCGATATGTGAAGGGATCTCTTAGTCATGGACTTTGGTACAAGAGGTGTGCAATGTATTTATTGAGTAAATTTACTGATGCAAATTGGGCAGGTGATTCAAATGATCGTCGCTCAACTTTAGGTAACTGTTTTAGTACTAGATCAGCAGTGGTTTCCTGGTGCAGCAAGAAGCAAGATGTTTTTGCTTTGTCTACCATCGAAGCTGCATATATTGCAGCAACCATGGCTGCACAAGAGTGTATTTGGTTAAAAAGATTAATCAAAGACATGTCCCACAAAGTAGACTATGCTGTGCAAATCAAATGTGACAACGAAAGTGCTATCTAACTTGCGTCAAATCCAGTTTTTCATGCTCGAACGAAGCATATTGAGATCCGCCATCATTTTGTTCGTGAGAAAGTTCTAAGTCAAGAGATTGAACTGACAACTTTTTGCACCAACACTCAAGTATCAATATTCACTAAAGCTTTGGAGAAGTCTAAGTTTCAATACTTTCGAGATGCTCTAGGAGTTGTTGATCGTGAGCTTTCACTAAGGGGGAGTGTAACAAATTAGTGCAACTTACTATGTTCTTTGTTTACTGCATTTACCAAGTCAATGTCTTAGAAAGTGACCTGAAAGTTAGGAACTTCAAGAGTaagtttaggattttttttagtGAATAAAAACACTATAAGTTAGGAGTTATACTAGAAGTAGGAGTCGattaatataaagttaaaaagtaCGCTCTCTGCTTTCTCCAGTAATTTTCCGTtagtattttttctattaaagaAGAACTTTCGACTGCTTgtttttctttccttctttactATTTCTGGGCTTTCCTTTTGTTATAATACATTGCATATACCTTTTAAATAATTCACATTTATGAATTaactcaaaaatatatattgcttaaaatttatttcaatatcctaaaaaaatgatatgataaatttaaatatatttccaCAATTTTCGCAAATTTCACtagttattataaataaaacgTAGAATAATAGCGCGAGTATAAATAAGTGGTAACAGGGTTAGGGGAATGAGTATTTAATAGAAGtcaaaaagagaggaaaaagaaaaaagcatCCCAAGACAAAGCAATAGTAGTCACATTCACGTGAGTGTCTGCTTTCCTCATGAGACAAGCATTGCATTGTACGCGTGAATCACAACcccatatataataataaacaagTTCTTCAACAATTTACCATCCATTCTTCAACATATTCCATAGATCTTCCTTTGGGAACTCTTCTCCTAACATTCATCACCCTAAGTTCTTCCAATTCATTTCTTCCTCACATGAATTATGCCATCTCGTAAGTACTTTCTTTAATATCAATCTTGGTTTTCCTCACAGTTTCCCAATTGTAATTTTAGTCCTTCTTAATTGTTGATTTAGTCTAAGATATATGTTAAACTAATTATGTTGTATGaactaaattcaaatttcattcGCACACAAAGGATTCCAGTAATATTTGCCAAAACATTTTGCAACAACATGTTGAACCCCGTGTTTGTTGAGGCCTATGGAAAAGCATGGGAGGTTGAAGTGGAAAATTCTCAAGGCCAAATTTGGATAGCCAAAGGATGGAATGATTTTTGTGCCTATTACCGAATAAGCGTTAGGAGTTTATCAATATTCACATACAACCCgcattcttactttgatgttgctatatatgatcAGTATACAACAGAAATCGAATATCCAATAGATCAACTTATTGAATCAGATGAAGAAGAGGATGATATTCCAGTCCTCCAAGCTAATGATAAGGTAATCGAGGAAGATATTCAAGTTAACCTTAAAACTAGTGTTAATGTAATCGATCAAGGTAATTAAACGTGTTAACTGGTTTATTAGCTATTAGGTGAATCCATTTAATATATGTGTCCATAAGACTTTTTAaacttgtggtcttaaatattCCATAACATTTCGGTAGGAATTATATTGAAGTAGTTGTTGTACTTATATCAATTTGTTAAAGATAAGGAGGTTGGAGAAGCGAATAGTAGAAGTCAAGAAATTGGTGCAAAGAATAGCAGTCGATACAACTTTGTGAACTTTCATGGTGACAATCTGTATTTTGAAATGGTTATAAAAACAGGCACATGCTTCTTGTATGGTAAGGTTTAATAGTTTGTACATTGTGTTTCCAGATTTGCTAGATTTTTCATTCCATTACATACTAACTATTTTTTGTGAAGATCTAATGATCATGTTTGTTTGATGAATGTGTTTATTAGACTATCCCATTGATATTCGCCCAAAGAACAGACATAATcaatatgaaatatatgagGCTGGTTAATGAAGAAGGATTAGAATTAATGGGGAGTGAAAATAGAGTATAATAGGAGTATGGTTATCATAAAAAGAGGATGGACTGCATTTTAAAAGGATAACAAGATAGCTAATGGTGAAACTTGCCCCTTCAGGTTAATTCGGGGCCATATTGCAAATGTTTTGCAGGTTTAGATGATCCCAACACCCCATTACTTGCAATAATTTAGCTACAATTTATTTGGATTGCATTCTAgcaattttagtttttcttaggAAGATGCTAGGCAGAtgttatatttgttttctttaaaaagacAGACAAACTTGCACTTAATTTGCTAGGGTATCAAATTTCAATAAGTTTCTGCTTAATTGCAGTAGTTATTTCTAAACGCGCTTATCGTATGAATAAGAATTTTGAATCAATAGTTCAAGATTCTTGCGATCTTTGAGGGATTTTGCAAAGAATTTAGTGTTGGGCTTGTTACCCACACATCAATCATGAGTTTCACTTTCAAATTCATCAATGAGATTGTGTATATTGAGGATACCGATTAAATTCTTGAGgtatcatttttcattcttgagTTAAAATGTTTGGTTGAGTTCATTAGGCGAGGATCTTCTTAATGAGCTTTGTTCTTGAGGGTTTTCAAGTAGACTTTCATGCAATTAAGGTGGGAAAATGTTGTGAACCAAATTGACCCTGTAAGGGCCCACGGGCTATTAGAGAGTTTCATTTGGGATCCAGGCCCATTTACACTTTGTTAAAAAAAGACCAGGATTTCAAACAACAGTTAATGAAAATTATGTTGAAGCTTTGGCTTTTAGTTATCTCTGATCCCTTTTCTCTGTTTTGATATATCATCCCCTTCTTGTTACCTTCTTCTATGTAATTAATCAGTCATTAGTATGTTATTactttattgtgtatattataCGTTGTAATTTCTATCCTGTGAATATTATATAAATCAGTGTTTGTGTTGGAAATCGAGTTTGTTACAGAAAACAAATCTAAGAGGATTTGGAAGAAACCATTTGATTCTAGGTTATTAAGGgcagaaaattaagaaaacaaaattcgtaaaaaaatttggaaaaggACTTGGCGCACCACACCAGCAGTGCGCCTAAGCTGCTCATCTGAATGTTTAGAGGATGGTTCCTTGCGCCACTCTGTGCGCCAGGTCTATTCGAGTTTTCATGGTAGAATATTAACGTTTTAATTTCTATTTCAaacattatatcaataatttatCTTCGATCTTAATTGACTTACTAAAATCTCTTATTTTAAAGCTTACTTCCTAATCAATATCCACTATTGCTAACaacattttcttattattttttcttttacaaatcCAACAGAGGATTATTGGTGTTCACAAGCCCATTGTTTTACTTTCCGGAATGTTTCCTTTTCTAATTTCTAACTTCAACAATGGTTAAACACTAATCCTTTATTGgtttcttgaaagaaaaaaagtagtaAAAATATGTTGAGAACTATAATGGCGGTAATATACGAAACAAAGTGTAAAAATACGTAGTTTCATGGTAGCTATTCCTAAACGTGCATAGGATTTTTAGAGGAGttcaaaaggagaaaaagggagaaaaatttCAAGTATTCAAGATTCCTATGATCTTCGAGGAATTTCGCCATGGATTTAATCCTTAAAAGGTATGTAAGATTTTATtgtgttgggttc
The window above is part of the Solanum pennellii chromosome 5, SPENNV200 genome. Proteins encoded here:
- the LOC114077153 gene encoding B3 domain-containing protein REM20-like; translated protein: MLNPVFVEAYGKAWEVEVENSQGQIWIAKGWNDFCAYYRISVRSLSIFTYNPHSYFDVAIYDQYTTEIEYPIDQLIESDEEEDDIPVLQANDKVIEEDIQVNLKTSVNVIDQDKEVGEANSRSQEIGAKNSSRYNFVNFHGDNLYFEMVIKTGTCFLYGKV